In a genomic window of Rhodothermaceae bacterium:
- a CDS encoding ImmA/IrrE family metallo-endopeptidase, with protein sequence MSKSSYKWKPEYPIPPGLVLQEHLEARGYSQAEFARRCGRSPKLISEIIAGKAPLEAKTALQFEKVLGLGADIWIGIESQYRLFLVQEAEAKKVEAEAEWARSFPIRELVKRDCFSQPESDADCVSKLLAFFCVASRDAWKSKYSYASVAYRHSPKFTSSEEAIATWLRLGEIEAEQQDCAPYNKGQFQKAVRRIRGLTHEPIGNALQQTQRLCNEAGVALALVKPLKKMALSGAAWWLSPRKAVVQLTARHKTADHLWFSFFHEAAHVLLHSKRAIFVDEKNGNDTKQESEANEWASNLLVPKAAWKQIAQVSPLSAKVVKEFAKEQGIAPGIVVGRLQHEGVIDWSRLNNLRVRLEWNS encoded by the coding sequence ATGTCGAAATCAAGTTATAAATGGAAACCAGAATATCCGATTCCGCCAGGTCTGGTACTCCAGGAACACCTTGAAGCTCGTGGTTATTCGCAAGCCGAATTTGCACGTCGCTGCGGACGTTCGCCCAAGCTAATTAGCGAAATCATTGCGGGCAAGGCACCGCTTGAGGCAAAAACTGCGTTGCAGTTTGAAAAGGTTCTCGGTCTGGGTGCCGACATCTGGATTGGCATTGAATCCCAGTATCGGCTTTTTTTGGTTCAAGAGGCAGAGGCCAAGAAGGTGGAGGCTGAAGCCGAATGGGCAAGGTCCTTTCCAATTCGCGAGTTAGTTAAACGTGATTGCTTTTCGCAGCCAGAGTCAGATGCCGATTGCGTCTCCAAGCTGCTTGCATTTTTCTGTGTTGCCTCCAGAGATGCCTGGAAGTCTAAATACAGTTATGCCAGTGTCGCATACAGGCACTCACCCAAGTTCACGAGTAGCGAGGAAGCCATTGCCACTTGGCTTCGGCTCGGTGAAATAGAAGCCGAACAACAGGACTGTGCACCTTATAACAAAGGTCAGTTCCAGAAGGCGGTTCGGCGCATCCGCGGTCTGACCCATGAGCCAATTGGCAATGCTTTGCAACAGACACAAAGGCTTTGCAATGAGGCAGGCGTTGCGCTTGCCCTGGTCAAACCGCTAAAAAAGATGGCTCTCAGTGGTGCGGCTTGGTGGTTGTCTCCAAGAAAAGCAGTCGTTCAACTGACTGCTAGACACAAAACAGCGGATCATCTCTGGTTCAGCTTCTTCCATGAGGCGGCACACGTATTGCTTCACAGCAAGAGAGCTATTTTTGTAGACGAGAAGAATGGGAACGACACGAAGCAAGAATCAGAGGCAAACGAATGGGCATCCAATTTGCTCGTTCCAAAGGCGGCATGGAAACAGATCGCTCAAGTCTCACCACTTAGCGCCAAGGTTGTCAAGGAGTTCGCAAAGGAGCAGGGCATTGCTCCAGGGATCGTTGTTGGCAGACTCCAACATGAGGGAGTTATAGACTGGTCTCGGTTGAATAACCTCAGGGTCCGCTTAGAGTGGAATTCTTAG
- a CDS encoding system killer suppression protein — MDISFGTRRLQKIFTKPGGLRRAYGTRNEAIKARLIVLDKAPNLSRVPTITPERRHQLKGDRKGQFAVDLVHPYRLIFEADHEPVPRKDDGGIDVEQVTAITILEVSDYH, encoded by the coding sequence ATGGACATTTCGTTTGGGACTCGCAGGCTCCAAAAAATCTTTACGAAGCCAGGCGGTCTAAGAAGAGCTTACGGGACCAGAAATGAAGCTATAAAGGCCCGGCTCATCGTCCTAGATAAGGCTCCTAACCTATCGAGGGTACCGACGATTACTCCAGAACGGAGACATCAACTTAAGGGAGACAGAAAAGGGCAATTTGCGGTTGATCTGGTTCATCCATATCGCCTGATCTTCGAAGCCGACCATGAGCCGGTTCCGCGAAAGGACGACGGGGGGATCGATGTGGAGCAGGTTACCGCAATTACAATACTTGAAGTTAGTGACTATCACTAG
- a CDS encoding molybdopterin molybdotransferase MoeA translates to MTPKEAFQKIHSEVSVMPTEELSLRAVSGRVLREDIVAREAIPPFDNSAMDGFAVCVDDLTRTPTDLRLDGELAAGEVPNIEVKPGACIRIMTGAQIPSGAEAVIPLEWTTEIDQETVRIHRGPEQGAYIRRAAKDALQGTIVVKSGTRITPPVIGMIAAAGYDRIKVAKLPSVAIIVTGNELHLDMARSLPPARIYDANGPGLFAQVLEAGATVPDSEVARDNRDDLADQIRRGMDADVMVISGGVSVGKYDLVQEVLESLGFEKRFWRVRQRPGGPMLFGMLGSQPVFGLPGNPVSSAICFQQYVRPTLLTMMGAHEIHPPRMKAKLGSSVRKKAGLYHFVRGKAKWEESGQLIVHTTGPQASNLYSSLQHANCLIHLEEEVIDPSEGEEVMITPLPWAVIG, encoded by the coding sequence ATGACGCCCAAAGAAGCTTTTCAAAAGATACACTCGGAAGTCTCCGTGATGCCGACGGAGGAGCTTTCCCTGCGTGCGGTATCTGGACGGGTGCTCCGCGAAGATATTGTTGCACGGGAGGCAATTCCACCGTTCGATAATTCGGCAATGGATGGGTTTGCGGTCTGTGTAGATGATCTGACGCGAACACCAACAGACCTTCGCCTTGACGGAGAACTTGCCGCGGGAGAGGTCCCGAACATTGAGGTGAAACCAGGAGCATGCATTCGTATCATGACCGGTGCGCAGATCCCTTCTGGCGCGGAAGCAGTGATTCCATTGGAATGGACCACTGAAATCGATCAGGAAACCGTGCGTATCCACCGTGGACCGGAGCAGGGGGCCTATATACGAAGGGCAGCCAAGGACGCTCTACAGGGGACAATCGTGGTGAAAAGTGGCACGCGGATTACACCACCGGTCATCGGTATGATTGCAGCTGCGGGATATGATAGGATAAAGGTGGCAAAACTCCCGAGCGTGGCGATCATTGTAACGGGGAATGAATTGCATCTTGATATGGCGAGGTCTCTGCCTCCTGCCCGAATTTACGATGCCAATGGGCCAGGCCTGTTTGCCCAAGTGCTGGAGGCTGGCGCAACAGTTCCAGATTCGGAGGTTGCCCGAGATAATAGAGATGACCTTGCGGACCAAATAAGGCGGGGAATGGATGCGGATGTGATGGTCATTAGCGGAGGAGTGTCGGTAGGCAAGTATGACCTTGTTCAGGAAGTACTTGAGAGTTTGGGGTTTGAAAAGCGTTTCTGGCGAGTCCGTCAGCGGCCTGGAGGCCCGATGCTGTTTGGAATGCTCGGATCCCAGCCAGTATTTGGTTTGCCAGGGAATCCGGTTTCGTCAGCAATCTGCTTTCAGCAGTACGTGCGACCGACTCTTCTCACAATGATGGGAGCTCATGAGATTCATCCACCACGGATGAAAGCGAAATTGGGATCCTCCGTGCGCAAGAAGGCTGGGTTATATCATTTTGTGCGTGGGAAAGCCAAATGGGAGGAAAGCGGGCAATTGATTGTGCACACGACAGGCCCGCAGGCTTCAAATCTTTATTCTTCGCTGCAGCACGCCAACTGCCTCATTCATCTTGAGGAAGAGGTGATCGATCCCTCCGAGGGAGAGGAAGTGATGATTACCCCCCTGCCGTGGGCAGTTATCGGTTGA
- the nusB gene encoding transcription antitermination factor NusB yields MTIPPRRRARYATLQALYAHMLSGDSQTHVYETTLLPRLPRQDGATEMGIRLFETVISNQDQLDQIISENARNWDLGRILRIDLIILRMAVCEFLHFDQIPPKATMNEAIELAKIFSTEESKDFVNGVLDTIAFRLRKEGRLIKSEGGRQGWEEMVSRQDTQHSS; encoded by the coding sequence ATGACAATACCACCTCGTCGCCGTGCCCGCTACGCGACCCTGCAGGCACTCTACGCGCATATGCTCAGTGGTGATTCTCAGACACATGTGTATGAGACGACTCTTTTGCCAAGACTGCCAAGACAGGATGGGGCAACGGAAATGGGGATCCGGCTGTTCGAAACCGTGATTTCCAACCAGGATCAACTGGATCAGATTATCTCTGAAAATGCTAGGAACTGGGATTTAGGCCGCATACTCAGGATTGACCTGATTATTCTTCGCATGGCGGTCTGTGAGTTTTTGCACTTTGACCAGATTCCACCCAAGGCAACGATGAATGAGGCAATTGAGTTAGCGAAAATTTTCAGCACAGAGGAAAGTAAGGACTTTGTGAATGGAGTGCTGGATACGATTGCGTTCAGATTGAGAAAGGAGGGGAGACTGATAAAAAGCGAGGGAGGCCGTCAAGGATGGGAAGAAATGGTTAGCCGACAGGACACTCAGCACTCGAGTTAG
- the ychF gene encoding redox-regulated ATPase YchF, giving the protein MSLNCGIVGLPNIGKSTLFNALSGVGAVAANYPFCTIDPNRGIVPVPDERLEQLAAISPPERVVPTTIEFVDIAGLVAGASRGEGLGNAFLGHIRQVDALIHVVRCFDASGISHIAGNVDPERDIEVVNTELLLKDLETAERFAEKWEKAAKGGEADAVAKAAFAKRLVTHLSQGNPARLLSDLSHKEQNYMGGLFLLTSRPVLYIANVGETDLPQGNGWAEQVRRIAARERAECLILSAEFEAQLSDLEEEEKAVFLAGEGLQADGLQRLIQRAYKLLDLITFFTHGPKETRAWTVKNGTRAPQAGGQIHSDFERGFIRAETVRVEDLIRVGSEAAARASGIMRSEGKEYVVQDGDVILFRFNV; this is encoded by the coding sequence ATGTCTCTCAATTGTGGTATCGTTGGATTACCCAATATTGGGAAATCCACTCTGTTTAATGCGCTGAGCGGGGTTGGCGCAGTCGCAGCAAATTATCCGTTCTGCACGATAGATCCCAATCGAGGAATTGTGCCCGTGCCGGATGAACGACTGGAACAACTGGCTGCCATTTCCCCGCCCGAACGAGTTGTCCCAACCACGATAGAGTTTGTAGATATTGCGGGACTCGTCGCCGGCGCATCCCGCGGCGAAGGACTGGGGAATGCATTTCTGGGGCATATTCGACAGGTAGATGCGCTGATACATGTTGTGCGTTGTTTCGATGCTTCCGGGATCTCCCATATTGCCGGGAACGTAGATCCAGAGCGAGACATTGAGGTTGTGAACACGGAACTCTTATTGAAAGATTTGGAAACGGCGGAGCGCTTTGCTGAAAAGTGGGAGAAAGCGGCGAAAGGAGGAGAGGCAGATGCGGTTGCAAAGGCTGCGTTTGCAAAACGCCTCGTTACCCATCTGTCACAGGGCAACCCCGCGCGGCTCTTAAGTGATCTCTCCCACAAAGAACAGAACTATATGGGGGGATTATTTCTCTTAACCAGCAGGCCAGTTCTTTATATTGCGAACGTGGGGGAGACAGATTTGCCTCAGGGCAATGGCTGGGCCGAACAAGTTCGGAGGATTGCCGCCAGAGAGCGGGCAGAATGCCTGATCCTGAGCGCAGAGTTCGAGGCGCAGTTGTCAGACCTGGAGGAGGAAGAAAAAGCCGTTTTCCTGGCAGGTGAAGGGCTGCAGGCAGATGGACTGCAACGCTTAATCCAGAGAGCATATAAATTATTGGACCTTATTACGTTCTTTACACATGGACCAAAGGAAACACGAGCGTGGACCGTCAAAAACGGAACACGTGCTCCACAGGCAGGAGGACAAATCCATAGCGACTTTGAACGCGGATTCATCCGCGCAGAGACCGTGCGGGTCGAAGACTTGATTCGCGTAGGCTCCGAGGCCGCCGCGCGCGCGTCGGGGATTATGCGGTCCGAAGGCAAGGAGTACGTCGTACAAGATGGAGATGTGATCCTTTTTCGATTCAATGTATAG
- a CDS encoding ABC transporter permease — protein sequence MNYRLFIAQRYLHSQQRIPLVTIISGISMAGVAVGVAALIVVLSVMNGFYDVVRDLLVSMDPHVRIVAEPGGGLPQEEANRIAEQAKQIPQVLSAEPYVEGKALLVTVSQSEVNRVVVLRGVADNAMGAGLVAGEFDTSEQGMVMGFSLGQRLGLSPGSENSRAMLFSAQGLGQMLTRVFSPPAVQEFEVRGLYKLEETYDNTHVFIGISEAQDIFHLNGAVTGIELRLTDLGQAQQVKQALEAAYPSGLRVQTWYDLQRSLYDVMQLEKWGASIILVLICVVAAFSIVGSLTMVVVEKKRDIGVLQAMGATSRDIRQLFLVQGGMIGLIGAGTGFVVGLGILLLQKYFQLVPLLGAESFVIEAYPVSIQILDLVLILGVSFGLCLIAALYPAWRAARSEPSQAVTRGH from the coding sequence ATGAATTATCGACTATTTATTGCACAACGGTACTTGCACAGCCAGCAGCGAATCCCGCTGGTTACGATTATTTCGGGGATTTCTATGGCCGGTGTGGCCGTCGGTGTCGCTGCGCTGATTGTGGTTTTGTCTGTCATGAACGGGTTTTATGATGTGGTGAGAGACCTGCTCGTTTCCATGGACCCGCATGTTCGCATCGTCGCGGAGCCTGGAGGTGGATTGCCGCAGGAAGAAGCAAACAGGATCGCCGAACAAGCCAAGCAGATTCCGCAGGTTCTAAGCGCGGAGCCCTACGTTGAAGGGAAAGCCCTCCTGGTAACTGTCTCACAGTCAGAAGTCAACCGCGTTGTCGTCCTGCGAGGTGTGGCGGATAATGCCATGGGAGCGGGACTCGTAGCCGGGGAGTTTGACACCAGCGAACAGGGAATGGTGATGGGATTCAGCCTGGGGCAGCGCCTGGGGCTGTCTCCAGGCTCTGAGAACAGCCGGGCAATGCTGTTTTCTGCACAAGGGCTGGGGCAAATGCTCACACGCGTCTTCTCTCCGCCAGCGGTACAAGAATTTGAGGTAAGAGGGTTATATAAACTTGAAGAGACCTACGACAACACGCATGTATTTATTGGAATCAGTGAGGCACAGGACATTTTTCATCTGAACGGTGCCGTTACCGGGATCGAATTACGACTCACCGACCTGGGGCAGGCACAGCAGGTGAAGCAAGCACTTGAAGCCGCCTATCCCAGCGGGCTAAGGGTTCAAACCTGGTACGACCTTCAGCGCTCTCTCTATGATGTTATGCAGCTGGAAAAATGGGGGGCATCCATCATACTGGTTCTCATCTGCGTGGTCGCAGCGTTCAGTATTGTGGGGTCGCTCACCATGGTTGTTGTGGAAAAGAAACGGGACATTGGCGTTCTGCAGGCGATGGGGGCCACTTCTAGGGATATTCGGCAACTATTCCTCGTGCAGGGCGGGATGATCGGGCTGATTGGTGCCGGAACCGGGTTCGTGGTAGGGCTCGGGATATTGCTCCTCCAGAAATATTTTCAACTTGTCCCGCTCCTGGGGGCAGAGTCCTTTGTAATCGAAGCCTACCCGGTTTCGATTCAGATCCTGGACTTGGTTCTCATCTTGGGGGTTTCGTTTGGTTTGTGCTTGATCGCCGCGCTCTACCCGGCGTGGCGTGCAGCACGGAGTGAGCCGAGCCAAGCCGTTACCCGGGGTCACTGA
- the rpmB gene encoding 50S ribosomal protein L28 — MARKDQLDGKGPMSGNHVSHAHNKTRRRFGVNLQTKRFYLPEQKRWVKLRVSAKTIKTINKKGVEAVLREARAQGISV, encoded by the coding sequence ATGGCACGTAAGGATCAATTGGATGGCAAAGGGCCCATGTCGGGCAACCATGTCTCACATGCGCATAACAAGACGCGTCGTCGATTTGGAGTAAATCTTCAGACGAAACGGTTTTATCTACCCGAACAAAAGCGGTGGGTGAAGCTGAGGGTTTCGGCGAAAACGATCAAGACCATCAACAAGAAAGGAGTTGAGGCAGTATTGCGTGAAGCGCGGGCGCAAGGTATCTCGGTCTAA
- the rpmG gene encoding 50S ribosomal protein L33: MARKGKDVRQKIILECTEAPGTSRYSTVKNRRNTTGRLELKKYNSALRKHTLHREIK, encoded by the coding sequence ATGGCACGGAAAGGAAAAGACGTTAGACAAAAAATAATCCTTGAATGTACGGAGGCTCCGGGTACGAGCCGGTATTCAACGGTCAAGAATCGGCGTAACACGACGGGTCGACTGGAGCTCAAAAAGTACAATTCGGCACTACGAAAGCACACACTGCATAGGGAGATCAAGTAA